The following proteins come from a genomic window of Candidatus Effluviviaceae Genus I sp.:
- a CDS encoding glycosyltransferase family 39 protein, whose protein sequence is MTAWTSGPAKALSRRRATAAAVAVGLALRVAAIAVLHRFPFVGDERSYFVMAGQLLDRVRFTPDWPPGLPYYLALFHSVFGRGQVVAMAAMVPWYLAFSAVLFALVMRIGGRRPANIALWVFALYPTFIYHSVIPLAQLPVAACVLLVALLALVMRGRRSLSIPAAIGGALGVAVLTRPSALLLAVGVPVFIAVRWRSVRGGLVALGVAAAVVAPWIVKARAMTGDLIFVNCATSRNLYLGNNEWTPLYRTWWLGSHDEVGAVPDGFAAEDARIRALPPAKEDAEYRRLAVEHIEARPGLFAGRTLSRIRAYFAFDTYAGMVLTKLHGLPRALGLSVIALDALFYIALMALSLVAFHAPRGLGTGRVIRATILWIVAGYAIPYWISFSHPTYHLPVVPLLAIPGAVLLAQLGGMNARALGDATARLRRRRSMAAALAVFLAVQVEWVIVMGAEFLGKG, encoded by the coding sequence ATGACCGCCTGGACGTCCGGGCCGGCGAAGGCGCTTTCCAGGCGGCGGGCGACGGCGGCGGCCGTCGCCGTCGGGCTTGCGCTCCGCGTCGCGGCGATCGCCGTCCTGCACAGGTTTCCGTTCGTCGGTGACGAGCGATCGTACTTCGTGATGGCGGGGCAGCTCCTCGACCGCGTCCGGTTCACGCCGGACTGGCCGCCGGGGCTTCCGTACTACCTTGCGCTCTTCCACTCGGTCTTCGGCCGCGGGCAGGTCGTCGCGATGGCGGCGATGGTGCCGTGGTACCTCGCGTTCTCGGCGGTGCTCTTCGCGCTCGTCATGCGGATCGGCGGCCGGCGGCCGGCCAACATCGCGCTGTGGGTCTTCGCGCTCTACCCGACGTTCATCTACCACTCCGTCATCCCGCTCGCGCAGCTCCCAGTGGCCGCGTGCGTGCTGCTCGTCGCGCTGCTCGCGCTCGTGATGCGGGGGCGGCGCTCGCTGTCCATTCCGGCAGCGATCGGCGGAGCGCTCGGCGTGGCGGTGCTCACGCGGCCGTCGGCGCTCCTTCTCGCGGTCGGCGTGCCGGTGTTCATCGCCGTGCGGTGGCGCTCCGTGCGGGGCGGGCTCGTGGCGCTCGGCGTGGCGGCGGCGGTGGTCGCCCCGTGGATCGTCAAGGCGCGGGCGATGACCGGTGACCTCATCTTCGTCAACTGCGCGACCTCGCGGAACCTCTACCTGGGCAACAACGAGTGGACCCCGCTCTACAGGACGTGGTGGCTCGGGTCGCACGACGAAGTCGGCGCGGTCCCGGACGGCTTCGCGGCCGAGGACGCGAGGATCCGCGCGCTCCCTCCGGCGAAGGAGGACGCCGAGTATCGGCGGCTGGCCGTCGAGCACATCGAGGCGCGGCCGGGGCTCTTCGCCGGGCGCACGCTCAGCAGGATCAGGGCGTACTTCGCGTTCGACACCTACGCGGGCATGGTGCTCACCAAGCTCCACGGGCTTCCGCGAGCGCTCGGGCTGTCCGTGATCGCGCTCGATGCGCTCTTCTACATCGCCCTCATGGCGCTGTCGCTCGTGGCGTTCCACGCGCCGAGGGGCCTCGGGACCGGGCGGGTCATCCGCGCGACCATCCTCTGGATCGTCGCGGGGTACGCGATCCCCTACTGGATCTCGTTCTCGCATCCGACGTACCACCTGCCGGTCGTGCCGCTTCTCGCGATCCCCGGCGCGGTGCTCCTCGCGCAGTTGGGAGGGATGAACGCGCGGGCGCTCGGGGACGCGACGGCGCGCCTGAGGCGGCGAAGGTCCATGGCGGCCGCGCTCGCCGTGTTCCTCGCGGTCCAGGTCGAGTGGGTCATCGTGATGGGGGCGGAGTTCCTCGGGAAGGGATGA